A single window of Vigna radiata var. radiata cultivar VC1973A chromosome 4, Vradiata_ver6, whole genome shotgun sequence DNA harbors:
- the LOC106758352 gene encoding uncharacterized protein LOC106758352, which produces MGCGMSTLDPEHEGFNRYENGDEGESLHDKKSNKDVAKEMKPLGVEESKDKDESNGESSKEKSKKNAQDEHEFRDDDFVGPGSPSFREYCNDYDSGDRSSMEYSNDSDSSRSIKNGSETLLNRNNKPMNEESVDSNKEALKKERRGLGFRNAIGKRKARGRRNLLNFACYSGNTEGHCHGSSDKNVAKTE; this is translated from the exons ATGGGTTGTGGCATGTCAACTCTAGATCCTGAACATGAAGGCTTTAATCGATACGAAAATGGTGACGAGGGTGAATCGTTGCATGATAAGAAGAGTAATAAAGATGTTGCTAAGGAAATGAAGCCATTGGGTGTTGAAGAATCAAAGGATAAGGATGAGTCAAATGGAGAAAGCTCGAAAgagaaatcaaagaaaaatgcaCAAGATGAGCATGAGTTTAGGGATGATGACTTCGTTGGCCCGGGTTCACCAAGTTTTAGGGAATATTGCAATGATTATGATTCTGGGGATCGAAGTTCCATGGAATATTCCAATGATAGTGATTCTTCTAGAAGCATCAAGAATGGCA GCGAAACATTATTGAACAGGAACAATAAGCCAATGAACGAGGAAAGTGTCGATTCTAACAAG GAAGCtctgaagaaagagagaagaggacTAGGATTTAGGAATGCTATTGGTAAGCGAAAGGCAAGAGGGAGGAGAAATCTTCTGAACTTCGCTTGTTATAGTGGTAACACTGAAGGCCACTGTCATGGTTCTTCAGACAAAAATGTTGCAAAAACTGAATAA